Within the Saccharopolyspora gloriosae genome, the region CTCGGCGACCAGTTCCCGCACCTCGGGGCGCTTGTCGTCGAGCACCCGCAGCGGGTTGAGCTCGGCGCGCTGCCGGGTCGCCTCGTCCAGCGGCAGGCCGCTGAGGAATTCCTGCAGCTTCGCCCGGTAGTCGGGTCGGCAGGTGTCATCGCCGAGGGACGTCAGCTCGATGCGGTAGCCGGTGAGGCCGAGCCGCTTGTAGCCCTCGTCGGCGATGGCGAGGACCTCGGCGTCCAGCGCCGGGTCGTCCACACCGATCGCTTCCACGCCGACCTGCTGCAACTGCCGGTACCGCCCGGCCTGCGGCCGCTCGTAGCGGAAGAAGGCGCCGCTGTAGTGCAGCTTCACCGGCAGCTGGCCGCGGTCGAGGCCGTGCTCGATGACGGACCGGATCACGCCGGCGGTGCCCTCGGGCCGCAGTGTCACCGAGCGGCCGCCGCGGTCGGCGAAGGTGTACATCTCCTTGCTGACGACGTCGGTGGACTCGCCGACGCCGCGGGCGAACAGCGTGGTGTCCTCGAACAACGGCAGTTCGATGTAGCCGTAACCGGCGCGGCGCGCGGCGTCCGCGAGCGTCTCGCGCACGGCCAGGAACCCTGCGGACTCCGGCGGGTAGTACTCGGGAATGCCCTTGGGGGCGTTGAAGGTGCTCATCAGGGTGCTTCGCTGTCCTCAAGCTGGGAGTGTCACCGGCCGGCTTCGCCGCTCGCGGGAACCAGGTCCTGCAGGAACGGGTTGCTCGCGCGTTCCCGGCCGATGGTGGTCGTGGGTCCGTGGCCCGGCAGGACGACGGTGTCGTCCTCCAGCGGCAGCACTCGGGTGCGCAGGGTCTGCAGCATCGTCTGGTGGTCGCCGCCGGGCAGGTCGGTGCGTCCGATGGCTCCGGCGAACAAGGTGTCCCCGGCCAGCAGCAGCCGACCGCCCTCGCCCGTTCCGACGCCGAACAGCACCGACCCGCCGGTATGGCCGGGGCTGTGCGTGACGCTCAGGTTCAGCCCGGCGAGCTCCAGCGTCTCGCCGTCGGCGAGTTCGCGGACCTCGGCGGGCGCGTTCAGCGGCGGGAAGGCGGCGAACAGCTCCGCCCCCTGCGGCCCCATGGACGCGGCGGGGTCGGTGAGCATGTACCGGTCCGCCGGGTGGATCCAGGCGGGCACGTCGTAGGCGCCGCACACGTCTCCCGCGGAGAAGACGTGGTCGAAGTGCCCGTGCGTGAGCAGCACCGCCACCGGATTCAGGCCGTTGTCGCGGACCTGCTCCTCCACCGCCGCCACGGCCTCCTGACCGGGGTCGATGATGACGCAGTCCGCGCCTTCGCCCGCGGCGAGCAGATAGCAGTTCGCCTGCAGAGGTCCGGCCGGGAACCCGAGCACCAGCACGCAACGCGCCTTTCGTCGTCGAACACGAACTCCACCACCGCTCCCGCGCACTCGAGCGGGCAGCGGTCCTGGCCTGTTCAGCCTAGAACATCGTCCCGCATGGTCTGGTCGATCCGGTGCACAGGGCGGCCCATAAACTCGAAGCGTCCTGATCGTGTCGGAGCCCCCGGGGAGGGAGCAGGTGCCGAGCAACGAACAACGTCGCCAGGCCGCCAAACGCAAGCTCGAACGCCAGTTGGAGCGTCGAGCCGAGCAGGCCAAGCGTCGCCGGATGATCACCATCGGCGCCACGGTGGCCGTGGTCATCCTGGCCGTCGCGGGCGTCGTCTACTTCACCAACAGCGGCGACGAGTCGGCCGCCGCACAGCAGGAACAGCCGCCCGCTCAGCAGGTGCAGATCCCCACCGAGCTCGCGCCGCCGCCGGCCCGCCCGGCCGCGCTGCCGAATCCGGTGTCCTGCACGTACAACCCGGACGGCCAGCCGGCGAAGCCGGTACAGCCGCCCGCGAACGGCGAGGTTCCGTCAACGGGAACGGTGCAGGCCAACATCGCCGGCTCCATCGGCGACATCCCGCTGACCCTGGATCGTTCGCTGGCGCCGTGCACGGTGAACAGCTTCACGAACCTGATCAAGCAGGGCTACTTCGATGGCACCTCCTGCCACCGGATCAGCACCGAGGGCCTGCAGATGCTGCAGTGCGGCGACCCGACCGGAAGCGGCAGCGGCGGACCGGGCTACGCCTTCGACGACGAGACGTTCCCGGAGCTGAAGTACGGCCGCGGCTACCTGGCGATGGCGAACTCGGGGCCGAACACCAACGGCAGCCAGTTCTTCATGGTCTTCGGCGACGCCCAGCTCTCGCCGGACTACACCGTGTTCGGCACGATCGGCGAAGACGGCCTGAAGGCCATCGACGAAGTCGCGCAGGCCGGGCACGACAACGCGTTCGCCCAGGCCGGTGGCGGACACCCGAACAAGAAGGTCACCTTCGACAAGGTCACCGCCGACGCATGATCCGCGCCGTGCGCCCGCGCCCCTCCGGCGCGGGCGCACCCGCACCTCGGGTTCACGAAGATCAGCGGGAGGTGTGCAGGGTGGTTCCCGACGTCCCCGCAGCCGAGGTTGCGGCTCTTGATCCCGGCGATCCTGATTTCGTCGCCGACCCGTACCCCGTCTTCCACGCGCTGCGTTCCCGCGCCGCCCTGCACCGGCATCCGGCCTGGGGTTCGCACGTGGCCCTGTCCCACGAGATGTGCTCGACCGTGCTGCGCCACCGGCGGCTGCTGCGCGTGTGGACCGATCGGGAGCCCGCGGCCGAGTTCGAGTCGTTCAACGCGCTGCACCGGCTGAGCATGCTGGAGAACGAGCAGCACCACGACCGGCTCCGCGCGGCCGTGTCCCCGCTGTTCCACCGCAGGCACGTCGACTCGATGCGCCCGGTGATCACGGAACTGGTCGAGCGCCGGTTGGGCGAGCTGTGCGAGCGGATCGAGGCGGAAGGCGACGCGGACCTCATGGCCGGGCTCGCCCGGCCGCTGCCGGTCGACGTGATCGCGACGCTGCTCGGTTTCCCGCTGCGAGACGGTCCGCTGTTGCGGAACTGGTCGAATCGGATCGTGCGGATGTACGAACCCGAGATCGACGAGCCCGCCCGCCGGGACGCGGAGCGCGCCGCGGGCGAGTTCCGCGGCTACATCGCCGACCTCGCCGAGCACCGGCGCCGCCGCCCCGGCGACGATCTGCTCAGCGCCCTGGCCGATGGCTCCGGCGACCTGAGCGGAGATGAGCTCATCGCGAACTACGTGCTGCTGCTGATGGCCGGGCACGAGGCGAGCGTCAACGGGATCGGCAACGCCGTGGTGGCGCTGCACGAGCACCCCGAGCAGTGGCGGCACTTGCGGCAGGTGCGCGAGGACGAGCGGGCGCTGCTCACCGCGGTGGACGAACTGCTGCGCCACGACACCCCGAACCAGCTGTTCGAGCGGACCGCCGTGCGCCCGGTGGAGCTGGGCGGGCATCGCGTCGAGGAGGGCGAGAAGGTCGTGGTGCTGCTCGGCGCGGCCAACCGCGACCCGGCGGTGTTCAGCGCACCGGACGGACTCGACCTGACCCGTGCGCCCAATCCGCACTTGGCGCTGGGAGTCGGCGCGCACTACTGCCTCGGCGCCCCACTGGCCCGGCTGGAGATCGGCCTCGTGCTCGCAGCGCTGGCCGCCCGGCTGCCGGAGTACGCACTGCCGACGCCTCCCCACGCGGCGCGGCCTTCGCCATCCGCGGCTACGACAGGATCAGCATCGCAGCTTGACCGGCGCCGAGTTTCCAGCCGGTTTCCGACTACGCCGAGAAGCTCTGTTTCTTGTCAGCGGCGAAGCTGCTGAGCAGCGACCACCAAAGCAACCGGCACCGCAGCGGGTTCTCAGCTGTCTTCTCGCTGACAGCTTTTTCCCTCGTGGCGGAGCCACTCGGGAAAAAGAACCCGCAGCGAGAAGACAGCTGAGGTTCCGCACCCGACCGCCCAACCACCGGAGACAAGATCAAGCAGCAGAAGTGACTCGGTAGACGTCGTAGACGCCTTCGATGTTGCGGACGGCCTTGAGGACGTGGCCGAGGTGCTTCGGGTCGCCCATCTCGAAGGAGAACCGGCTCACCGCCACCCGGTCCTTCGACGTGGTCACCGAGGCCGACAGGATGTTCACCCGCTCGTCCGCGAGCACCTTCGTGACGTCGGACAACAGCCGGTGCCGGTCCAGCGCCTCCACCTGGATGGCGACCAGGAACACCGAGGACGCGGAGGGCGCCCAGTACACCTCGACCAGCCGCTCCGGGGCCTTGCGCAGGTCGTCGGCGTTGGTGCAGTCCGTGCGGTGCACGCTGACGCCACCGCCGCGAGTGACGAAACCGAGGATCGCGTCGCCCGGCACCGGAGTACAACAGCGGGCGAGCTTCGACCACACGTCACCGGCGTCCTTGACGACCACGCCGGAGTCGCCGGTGCTGCGGCGCCGCTGCTGCACGGTCGACGGGGTGGAGCGCTCCGCGATCTCGTCCTCGGCCTGCTCCACGCCGCCGACCAGCGCGACGAGCCGCTGCACCAGGTGGTGCGCGGAGACCTGCCGCTCCCCCACCGCCGCGTACAGCGCGGTGACGTCCACGTAGTGCAGTTCGCGGGCCACGGCGGCGATGGAGTCGGAGGTGACCAGGCGCTGCACCGGGAGCCCGAGCCTGCGGATCTCCTTGGTGATGGCCTCCTTGCCGCTCTCGATGGCCTCTTCGCGGCGTTCCTTCGCGAACCATTGCTTGATCTTCGCCTTGGCCCGCGGGGAGGCCACGAACGACAGCCAGTCCCGGCTCGGCCCGGAGCCCTCGGCCTTGGAGGTGAAGATCTCCACGACCTCGCCGTTCTCCAGCTTCCGCTCCAGCGCCACCAGGCGTCCGTTGACGCGGGAGCCGATGCAGCGGTGCCCGACCTCGGTGTGCACCGCGTAGGCGAAGTCCACCGGCGTCGACCCGGACGGCAACGTGATCACGTCGCCCTTCGGGGTGAACACGAAGATTTCGCGGGTGGCGAGGTCGTAGCGCAGCGACTCCAGGAACTCGCCCGGGTCGGCGGCTTCCCGCTGCCAGTCCAGCAACTGCCGCATCCAGGCCATGTCGTCGACCTCGACGCCCGCTTGGCCGCCGCTGCCGTTGCGCCCCTTGGTCTCCTTGTAGCGCCAATGCGCGGCGATGCCGTACTCGGCGGTGCGGTGCATTTCGCTGGTGCGGATCTGCACTTCCAGCGGCTTGCCCTCGGGGCCGATCACCGTGGTGTGCAGCGACTGGTAGACGCCGAAGCGAGGCTGGGCGATGTAGTCCTTGAACCGGCCCGGCATCGGCTGCCACAGCGCGTGCACCACGCCCATCGCGGCGTAGCAGTCCCGCACCTCGTCGACGAGGATCCGCACGCCCACCAGGTCGTGGATGTCGTCGAAGTCGCGGCCGCGGACGATCATCTTCTGGTGGATCGAGTAGTAGTGCTTGGGGCGGCCCTCGACCTTCGCGGCGAGCCGCGCGGCTCCGAGCTGGCCGGACAGCTCGTCGGTGACGGTGCGCAGGTAGGTATCCCTGGACGGGGCGCGGTTGGCGACCAGGCGCACGATCTCGTCGTACTTCTTGGGCTGCAGGATGGCGAACGCCAAGTCCTCCAGCTCCCATTTGATGGTGGCCATGCCCAGCCGGTGGGCCAGCGGCGCCAGCACTTCCAGGGTTTCGCGAGCCTTGCGGGCCTGCTTCTCCGGCGGCAGGAAGCGCATGGTGCGCATGTTGTGCAGCCGGTCCGCCAGCTTGATCACCAGGACGCGCGGGTCGCGGGCCATCGCGATGATCATCTTGCGGATGGTCTCGGCCTCGGCGGCCGCGCCCAGCTTCACCTTGTCCAGCTTGGTGACGCCGTCCACCAGGTGCGAGATCTCGTCGCCGAAGTCCGCGCTGAGCCGCTCCACCGAGTAGTCGGTGTCCTCGACCGTGTCGTGCAGCAGCGCCGCCACCAGCGTCGTGGTGTCCATGCCCAGTTCGCCGAGGATGGTGGCGACCGCCAGCGGATGGGTGATGTACGGGTCACCCGATTTGCGCCGTTGATGGCTGTGCTTGTCCTCGGCGACGTCGTAGGCGTGCTGCAGCAGTGCCAGATCGGCCTGCGGGTGCAGTTCGCGGTGCACCGCTGCCAGCGGCTCCAGCACTTGCTTGACCTCCGCGGCGCGCTGCGCCGTGATCCGTCTGGCCAAGCGGGCACGTACCCGCCTGGTAGCCGAAGCGGGACGCACCTGCTCGGTTGCTGAGACAGGAGACTCGACGTCTTGGCTCACCGCTCGCT harbors:
- the hisS gene encoding histidine--tRNA ligase, with translation MSTFNAPKGIPEYYPPESAGFLAVRETLADAARRAGYGYIELPLFEDTTLFARGVGESTDVVSKEMYTFADRGGRSVTLRPEGTAGVIRSVIEHGLDRGQLPVKLHYSGAFFRYERPQAGRYRQLQQVGVEAIGVDDPALDAEVLAIADEGYKRLGLTGYRIELTSLGDDTCRPDYRAKLQEFLSGLPLDEATRQRAELNPLRVLDDKRPEVRELVAEAPLMVDHLSAESKEHYEQVKQHLTDLGVAFTENPRLVRGLDYYTKTTFEFVHDGLGAQSGIGGGGRYDGLMAQLGGAELSGVGFGLGVDRTLLACQAEGIQVGDQARCDVYCVPLGESAKRRLVATAGGLRAAGVRADVAYGGRGLKGAMKAADRSGARFALVLGERDVEAGSAQLKDLGSGEQRSVPLDELVDQVTAAVAETTR
- a CDS encoding MBL fold metallo-hydrolase, encoding MLVLGFPAGPLQANCYLLAAGEGADCVIIDPGQEAVAAVEEQVRDNGLNPVAVLLTHGHFDHVFSAGDVCGAYDVPAWIHPADRYMLTDPAASMGPQGAELFAAFPPLNAPAEVRELADGETLELAGLNLSVTHSPGHTGGSVLFGVGTGEGGRLLLAGDTLFAGAIGRTDLPGGDHQTMLQTLRTRVLPLEDDTVVLPGHGPTTTIGRERASNPFLQDLVPASGEAGR
- a CDS encoding peptidylprolyl isomerase, yielding MPSNEQRRQAAKRKLERQLERRAEQAKRRRMITIGATVAVVILAVAGVVYFTNSGDESAAAQQEQPPAQQVQIPTELAPPPARPAALPNPVSCTYNPDGQPAKPVQPPANGEVPSTGTVQANIAGSIGDIPLTLDRSLAPCTVNSFTNLIKQGYFDGTSCHRISTEGLQMLQCGDPTGSGSGGPGYAFDDETFPELKYGRGYLAMANSGPNTNGSQFFMVFGDAQLSPDYTVFGTIGEDGLKAIDEVAQAGHDNAFAQAGGGHPNKKVTFDKVTADA
- a CDS encoding cytochrome P450; translated protein: MVPDVPAAEVAALDPGDPDFVADPYPVFHALRSRAALHRHPAWGSHVALSHEMCSTVLRHRRLLRVWTDREPAAEFESFNALHRLSMLENEQHHDRLRAAVSPLFHRRHVDSMRPVITELVERRLGELCERIEAEGDADLMAGLARPLPVDVIATLLGFPLRDGPLLRNWSNRIVRMYEPEIDEPARRDAERAAGEFRGYIADLAEHRRRRPGDDLLSALADGSGDLSGDELIANYVLLLMAGHEASVNGIGNAVVALHEHPEQWRHLRQVREDERALLTAVDELLRHDTPNQLFERTAVRPVELGGHRVEEGEKVVVLLGAANRDPAVFSAPDGLDLTRAPNPHLALGVGAHYCLGAPLARLEIGLVLAALAARLPEYALPTPPHAARPSPSAATTGSASQLDRRRVSSRFPTTPRSSVSCQRRSC
- a CDS encoding bifunctional (p)ppGpp synthetase/guanosine-3',5'-bis(diphosphate) 3'-pyrophosphohydrolase, which codes for MSQDVESPVSATEQVRPASATRRVRARLARRITAQRAAEVKQVLEPLAAVHRELHPQADLALLQHAYDVAEDKHSHQRRKSGDPYITHPLAVATILGELGMDTTTLVAALLHDTVEDTDYSVERLSADFGDEISHLVDGVTKLDKVKLGAAAEAETIRKMIIAMARDPRVLVIKLADRLHNMRTMRFLPPEKQARKARETLEVLAPLAHRLGMATIKWELEDLAFAILQPKKYDEIVRLVANRAPSRDTYLRTVTDELSGQLGAARLAAKVEGRPKHYYSIHQKMIVRGRDFDDIHDLVGVRILVDEVRDCYAAMGVVHALWQPMPGRFKDYIAQPRFGVYQSLHTTVIGPEGKPLEVQIRTSEMHRTAEYGIAAHWRYKETKGRNGSGGQAGVEVDDMAWMRQLLDWQREAADPGEFLESLRYDLATREIFVFTPKGDVITLPSGSTPVDFAYAVHTEVGHRCIGSRVNGRLVALERKLENGEVVEIFTSKAEGSGPSRDWLSFVASPRAKAKIKQWFAKERREEAIESGKEAITKEIRRLGLPVQRLVTSDSIAAVARELHYVDVTALYAAVGERQVSAHHLVQRLVALVGGVEQAEDEIAERSTPSTVQQRRRSTGDSGVVVKDAGDVWSKLARCCTPVPGDAILGFVTRGGGVSVHRTDCTNADDLRKAPERLVEVYWAPSASSVFLVAIQVEALDRHRLLSDVTKVLADERVNILSASVTTSKDRVAVSRFSFEMGDPKHLGHVLKAVRNIEGVYDVYRVTSAA